The genomic stretch ttcatttttttttcaagtatcaTTGGGCTTTGatttggaaattgttttttaagctGGCTGTGCACTTTGTTTTGAAGTGATTTTGACTATGTTGGCTTTGGAGTTTagcttttaacaaaaaaaattgcctGAGAGAAATACTCAGGGTTTGTAACTGCATACTATGAAATATGGCTTGTGCATGCATGCAGAAGAGTGTGAAAACCATACTGCAGTTTCTAATGCTGGtaaacataagaaaatatatgCTTGCACCTTCCAAAAGTTTCTATTTTGATGAAGCCCATTCAAAAGCATGCATCCTCTTTTGTGGCTACATGGATTCAAAATTGTTACATCTGGTTATTGGGAACAGAAATGTTTTCAGTTATAGAGATATAGCTTGCACCATGAGGTCCTCAAAATGTTCATGTATTTTACCAGGGCTTTACATATCCAGTGAGGGCACATTTTTTAGAAGATGTACTGGAAATGACCGGATATAAGTTGACTTCTTTCAATCAAATTGATGATTATGGCCAAGAGAAAATGTGGAAAACACAGAGGCAACTGGCACCACGAAAAAGGAAAAACCAGATCACTACTCTCGTTGAGGTATGACAGTCTCTTGAAGACCTGTTGTTGATTATTACTATTATACTACTTTCATTTGACTTTTTTTACTAGAACTTGAAACACAAAGTTGTAAATTactaaatttttcaaaatttctcaGTCTTGTGTGCATTAGCCTACTTGGAGTAAAATGGTATTTTTAGTTCTATTTGCTAGAGCACTATCTACTGCACTTGCAAAAACTAATTTGTTTGGGAACTGTTGCTCTTGTTGTTTGTGGACAGGATGCTCTTACTAATTCAAGTTTTGACAATTATAGTTCCAGAGCACGTGACTCTCTGGCACGCTGGATGCCTGATTGCATAGGATTTAACCTTATTGAAGCAGTTTTGTGCCATATATGTCGGAAGGAACGACCAGGTGCTGTCTTAGTTTTCATGACTGGCTGGGAGGATATTAGCTGTTTGAGGGATCAACTTAAAGCACATCCTCTCCTGGGTGATCCTAACAGAATTCTGCTTCTAACTTGCCATGGTTCTATGGCAACCTCAGAACAGGTAGTCTTTTAAGTTTTATGTTAATACTTATCTTGTTAGGTTTTTTGAATggaaataaaatcctaaaagcTCCCCTGTTCTGGTCAAGGTTAGACTTATCTAGATGCTAGAATGCGTGTTAATTTGCACTTTGAAGGGAACATTTATCTTTCCACAGTCTATCTCGTTGGGCAAGTTACTCAATGCAGATCTGACCCTTAGAGGCACCTTTActagttaaacaaaaaaacaatactgGTGCAGCGGACCATGTAAGGGACCAGGAGtgattataatttgttatattGTAGGATATCTCACACTGAAAAATGGGTGTTCCAGAAACTTGCCCAATTCATAATTAGTGTCTACATATGCAATTATCATGTTTATTTCCAGGCTAGAAAAGAGTATAACAGTAGATTATTAAAATAACTACAGTGAAATGAGGATGCTACAGTGTTCATGCTCAGCATATCATTTGGAGTGTTTGATTTCATGTCATATTACTTATCATCCTTTTACTCTATGCAGAAACTGATTTTTGAGAAACCTCCTCCTAATGTACATAAAATAGTTCTTGCAACCAATATGGCAGAGGCAAGCATTACAATCAATGATGTAGTTTTTGTCATTGATTGTGGGAAGGCAAAAGAAACCACTTATGATGCTTTAAACAACACACCTTGTCTGCTACCTTCTTGGATATCAAAAGCATCTGCTCGACAAGTAAGCTTGCTTTGACATCATTTGGATTTGTTTGTTCAGGTTTATTACCAAATTGCATGCTTCTAACTGTAAAATGGAATAGACTTGATCTCTATTCTCACTTGAGTGTGTATGGAATGCCTGTTTATATAATGTATGGGTTGTATTTTCTTCACTGGAAACATCGTCGGTTAAGCTTGAGGGTTCATGCAGCCTGGGATGGTTTTACGAATGTTTAAGATGCACTGTTGCCACGTGGTAGCATGCATTATTGGattgattatgattttatttgaatctgtTATCGTCTTCTGTGCTTAACCTTGATCTATGCCATTTTCCTGGTCTCTTTTCATAAATGACATATTCTTCTTTGGCTATTCATGGGTTGCAGAGAAGGGGTAGGGCTGGCCGAGTGCAGCCTGGCGAATGTTACCACCTATACCCAAGATGTGTATATGAAGCCTTTGCCGAATATCAACTTCCTGAACTTTTGAGGACTCCCCTGAACTCTCTTTGCTTGCAAATAAAGAGTTTGCAGGTTGGAAGCATAGGAGAATTCTTGTCAGCTGCTCTCCAGCCACCAAAACCATTGGCTGTAAGTGTTGTCAACACAATTTGTcaacacaattttttatttccatgttACCCCCTGGATGCTGGCCTATATTCTTCTTTGAAACTTTATTGAGCCGACCTTTAAGACTTAGAATAAACTTCAAGTAAAGGGGACCTACCAAGGGAGACCTCGTACAACTGATAACATCTCTCTATAGAGGATGTCGTACTGCGATTGATCAATTTTAGCTCACATTCAATTTCCTCAACTAGATTAGCTTAGCCAACCTTTTCTAGAGTTATTGCGACCACCTGGTTTTTTTCACCATAAAAATTTGTTGTAAATTGTATACCACCTGGTTTCTGATCCTACAATCATTGTAGAAGCTGTTTAATGGTTCATGTCTATGATTGTTGTAGAAAGTAATCCATTAACTAGAACATTtgtaaattattaatgaaaatgtaCAAGGGGAAACTGGATGGATATTGCTTCCTACTATATTTTTATCGCCCACGACCTTTCATGCACTAATTAATGAATACACACTGCAAAAGATAATGCAAGCTGCATGCATAACTTAAGGGCTTCCACTTTTCCATTTTGCAATTTGACAAGTATTAATAAtgcaaataatttgcaacctcATGGATGACAGGTCCAAAATGCGATTGATTTTCTGAAGATGATTGGTGCATTAGATGAGAAGGAGAATCTGACAAATCTTGGTCAGTTTGCTGATTCTTGCAGATGAGAAGAACTCCACtatttatattctatttcttagttataattattaaacaactctgttttatttttcaatcaggGAAGTATTTGACAATGCTTCCAGTAGATCCCAAGCTGGGTAAAATGTTAATAATGGGTGCCATCTTTCGGTGCTTTGGTCCTATACTAACAATAGTATCCGGGCTCAGTGTCAGGGATCCTTTCCTTCTGCCACAGGACAAAAAGGATGTAAGTACAGTGCAATTAAGTATTAACAATAGTGTCCTGTGCATTGGTCCTGTATTAACAATCTTGTTATTGATCAATGCACCTTTGAAACTTATAAATCAGCATTTGGAGCATTTTCCTGTATGTTTGAGCGTTATTCTTCCAAAATATTTCCTGCTTTGGCTTTATTTACAGCTGAACTATTCTATCTTTGGTTTAGTTAGCTGGGGCAGCAAAATCTAGATTCTCTGCAAAAGACTACAGTGATCATATGGCTCTTGTCCGTGCATATGAAGGATGGAAAGAAGCTGAAAAAGAAGGATCGGCATATGAGTATTGCTGGAGAAATTTCCTGTCTGCACAAACTTTGCAGGCCATCCATTCTCTAAGGAAGCAATTTAACTTCATTTTAAAAGATGCTGGCTTAATAGAAGAAGATACAAACAACCACAACAAATTAAGTCACAACCAATCATTGGTTCGTGCAATTATATGCTCTGGCCTCTATCCTGGAATTGCGTCAGTAGTGGTAATGTTTCTCTGCTTCAAATGCACATCCTGTGTTTCATCATGAAATTCGATAGCTGATACAttttgctctttcttctttgtgCGCAGCACAGAGAAACATCCATGTCTTTCAAAACAATGGATGATGGCCAAGTTTCTCTATATGCTGTAAGTGTGAAACTTAAACTAGTGTGCCGGACTAGACTTTTTTAACTAATGGTTGTTATGCATGCTTTGATGCATAAATTCTGAGTTTGAGTTTGAGTCATCTAGCTCGTATGATCACTTTgctgtttgtgtgtgtgtgtttcccTGTTAACTGATAAAGTTCTTGAAATGTGAAGGGCATGTAACTAGAAAACTTTTAGACCCTTGCCAAGTGTATATGTGCGTGCTATTTCTTGACTTCTTGTCATCATGTTGTAAAAGTTTCTTATATTGTCCACGAGAGTATTTGATAATGCTGATGGTTATGCTTCAGAATTCTGTGAATGCACGCTATGAGACAATTCCCTATCCATGGCTGGTCTTTGGTGAAAAAGTAAAGGTCAACTCAGTTTTCATACGTGATTCCACTGGTGTATCTGATTCCGTACTGATCCTTTTTGGTGGTGCACTTGCTTGTGGAGCTCAGGTAATTTTAGCTCTTTTCTATAGATAGTTATGATATTCCTTTCCTATTGAACTAGCAGAGTTTTATAATCAGTAATTTTCTTGTGCTCAGGCTGGGCATCTGAAAATGTTGAACGGATACATTGATTTCTTCATGGATCATAATTTGGCAGAGTGCTTTTTAAAGCTTAATGAAGAACTTGATAAGCTTATTCAGAAGAAGGTGAGTTGGGAAAGATGATTAGTATAGAGAAAATAATTGTATGTTCCATCTTTCAACTAGCCATATACATAATCCTAGTTTTTCATCTTCTGAGGTTCCGCCTTCcattactaaaataaaacaccCCTCTTAGTTCtgtgcttgttaaatgattcaTATTATCAAGCTGTTAGAGGTTATGCTCCTGCAGAAGGTAAACTACTGAACATGCATCATCTATATGTTTTCTAAAATCCTTTGACcacttttttcccctttcagATTTTACCAATTAAAGACATGTAAGTGGGGTCAACCTAGCCCAAGGCTCGGGTCACAGATCGGGTGTTGACCTGGTCAACCCaagcattgattttaaaaaaaaaaaatcatgaaatgatgttgttttggtattaaaaaaatagatcacaAGCCAGGTCCTTGGTCAGCAGGTCACCAGTTTGACTTGCCTGGCCAGACAGATCTTATAACACTGATCCAAGATGCGGTAATGTTGATGGTGTTTagaactgtgttttttttttttaaaaaaaaaaaaaaagtttattccATTCTGCAACTATTTGCATTGAAAGCTCCCAAAAATGTACTTGTCAAAAGCTTTTTGTTGAATGGTTGTTTGCCCGAGGATGCAATATTCTTTTCATTGTTACTGTGTTCATGAACACATCTCTTTTGGTGTGATGATATTATTTACTTGTAGAGTATCTCTGAGTTTTTGTATTGTGGCTGTGATTGACATATCCAATACATGAACATTGTTGTGGGTTTAACCTATCTACCTCAAACCTGGAAAGATTTTTGATTAATAATATCTGTTTCATTGAGCGATGAAGAGCTTCTTGTGATGATGCAGCTTCAAGATCCTAAACTTGACATTCTCAAGGAAGGAAAATACCTCATGCTTGCTGTTGAAGACCTGGTATCAGGAGATCAATGTGAAGGAAAATTTGTGTTTGGTCGTGAAAGCAGGAAGCCTAAGGTAACTAATGATAATGACAGATTTACAAAAGACGGAGCAAATCCAAAAAGTTTGCTCCAAACCCTACTGATGAGAGCTGGACACTCCCCTCCAAAATACAAGACAAAGCACCTTAAGACGAATGAGTTTAGGGCACTGGTTGAATTCAAGGGAATGCAGTTTGTGGGGAAGCCCAAGAGAAACAAGCAACAAGCAGAGAGGGATGCTGCTATTGAAGCACTGGCCTGGTTAACCCATACATCCGACAATAATCAAAATGAGCATGACGACTCCCAACCTGATGTCACTGATAACATGCTCAAACTTCTTGGGAAACGTCGTAGATCAAAGCAGCGTCGCCCTGGTTGATCTGGCTGTCCATTGTTATTCTTGGAATTGCTGAATTGGCTTAAACAAGACATTGGGACAAGGACATGGGCAAGACTTGATCGTTGACCTTTTGACAGTCCGGGGGCCAGCAGCTTAGCTGGGGTAGAAACAATGAAAGGAAGGGATGCTTACAGGCTATATGGACATGCTGATTAGGAGAGTCAACCATGAGCCTCTCGATGCTTGGCCTGACAGCTGACGAAACCTGATAGTCCGTACAGACCATAGAAGTCTCAGATTCCTATGGGAGCAGAGGATCACGACCCCAAGCCAATGCACATGGTTAGTAAAGTTGATGCGGGTATGGACTGTGAAATTGTATTCAAGAAACAGAGGGAAAGAAAATGTAGCCGAGCAACCAAGACAAAGAGAAACATTTGAACAGTCATTCTTGAATTTGGACGTATTGAGCttgaagagatttttttttcccatgtaCCAGTAACATTAAAGCATGTTGTAGGTGGGGTCAGGTAGGTTGTGGGGTGATTTTTctcattagatttttatttttagaaccTGTAGCCGGTTAGAGGAATGAACAGACTTCGATGAGATTATGTAGTTTCTAGCCAGGCCAAGATATCGATCATACATGCAAGGCGAGAGTAGTTTCTACCGTAGTTATTAAATATGGCTTGGCTTGGCCTGGTCTGACGAGTTGCGTCGATAAATTTGTGATCTGaagatgaattttaaaattgaaccTCGTGACTTGATTAAGCCGACGACCAAGCTAGGTTTTTGTTCAACGAGTAAAGCCCTGTTTTTGTTCAGTTCTTGGATTTTCATGCACGTTACGGTATAGAGTTGCAAGAAAGGCCCTACTTATCAATATCTCCACGTAGTAGTATTTTCAACAGCCCACCACACATTTATTAGTGAActttcctttattattattattattattgaactaaatagaaaaggaataaattaattagaactaatttttctttttagatgcCAATTTCGTAGAATATAGTCCATCATCAAAGATATTACCACAaccattttgatataaaaatatatgcaaagAAATTATGTATAAACATTGGCGTgaatataaagttatttttttagtagctTATAAAACATGGCGCATGTGCATCATGTTATGATTAGATATttctttttgagttttaaaaatactttaaaaaaataatttttttttatatttttagatgactgaagtaaaaaaaataattttttaaaaaataaaaataaaatattattttaatatacttttaaataaataatattataaaaaataaataatactagtATTAAAAAATGATCTGGCAAAACAACTTTGATTTATCCGCCTTGCATGGTAAAAAGAACTttcactttttatatataaaaacaaatacgttgttttgatttttttatagcttCTTAGTTTTGTCCTCACTCTgtccaaaaacaattatttattatccACTATAAAAGGCTTAAAACCTTACTCCTACAGAGTACGAAGCACTTCCACCAATGGCTATTCCTTGTGCTTCTCTTcacttcccttcttcttcttctcttcttctcaaggcctcttctttttcctctcaGTTCCCTCCACTTCTTTCTCCTTCACACCTTTTCTTGACCGTTTGTTCCCGCCAAACCCCAACAAAAAGCACTAATGCAAGAAACAGCAATTACACCAACAATACGGGCATTGCATATTTGAATTATCCAGTAGTTGTGAAGGCTCAAACTTCCTCTTCTTCTGCACTGAGTAGAGAGCCCATGTTGCCTCCTTTCAATGTCTTAATCACTGGTTCAACAAAaggttctttcttttcttggttcTCTAATTACTGTCTGATCAGTTTGTGGTGTTTGCTTTGCTGTGTGTATTGCTGTGGTTTCTGGTTTGGTTTTGTTGGTTAATTATATGCCCTTTGATGGGTTTATGGAATATGATTTCTGGGTTTCTTTTTTGTGGGTTTGCTGCGAATTAAGGCCCCAATTAGTCCAAGAGTTAAGGGTGTTGTGTCTGTAccgaatggtttgatttttggTCAACGAGAAATAGAAGGGAGGTGGTCAAGTAGGTACATTGCTACTACTGAGTTTATTTTGGTTTGGCTTTGAGTGCTACTTTGTTGGGGtcgttttctttgttttctttgcgAGAAATTGCATTCTTCAGTCCAAGAATGGCTTTGTTCCGTGTGTGAAATGAGAATCATTGggtttttttatcagttttcgcatgaattgttttttacagTGTGCAATGGCTCAAGAGTTTCTAAAGATGGTATCTTTAATGTCTCAGTTTCTTAAGTTGGCTTGTTCCTTATGTGAATAGAGCTTGTTGATGCTTTTAATCCAGGAATAGGGTATGCTTTGGCTAAGGAGTTTCTAAAGGCAGGTGACAATGTGATAATTTGCTCAAGGTCAGGTAAGGATCTTCTTTGGTAGATATGTTGAAATGTCTCAAGCATATAAGTTAGTTGCTTTTGACAAGCCCTCCTCACAATCAGTTTGGTTGAATCTGAGTAAATACCCCTGGAGAATTTTTTAATGGGGACTTTTGATGTTCAGTTTATTTGATTCATGGTCTATTATGCCAAAGAACCCTCTTGACCCAAAGGCTTGAAATAGTGGAACTTGACATTTTGAGTTGATATCTTGAAAGAATACGAAGCTTGCAGTTTATACCCAGTTGCTTGTACTTACTGTTGTTGACAGCAATCTTTGACAGCTGAACGGGTGGAGTCTGCTGTTCAGAGATTGAGAGAAGAATTTGGAGAGCAACGTGTGTGGGTATCTCCTTCACAACtcttttctccaaaaaaaatttgtgtcaTTATTTTCCCTCGTGATAGTTTTCCATGATCAGTTGTCTATACTTCATACTTCTGGCTATGAGTCAGCTCCTCCTTTGCAGGGTACAAAGTGTGATGTTAGAGAAGGAAAGGATGTGAAGGATTTGGTTGCATTTGCACAAGAAAGTCTGAAATACATCGACATATGGGTATTGTTGCAAATACGCCCAGCTGCTTTATGCTTTCTAATTGTCATAGTTAAACGAAATTCCCTATAGTAATCGATAAACCTTTTCTTATTGGGTGGTTGCTCTGCTGTAAAGTTGGTTAAAGGATGTTTCTTTTTGCGATGCTGTAGGGAAAGGCTGTTCTTGTTGGTGAAATACGCATGTCAGTGTTGGGAATTTGTTAGAGATAAACATTTTGTGTAATTACCATGCTAGCTATTTCGTAGCTTCATGGTCTGGTTTAGTAATAATTCATGAGAAATTTCATGTTTAATGCTTCTCATTCAGGCAGCACTGATACTAAATTTGTTCAGCAACCTACCCTCATAGGTGTACTCCATCAGTATATGGTGTTGCATTATTCTTAGATgattccatttctttttcccAAAAAAATGCTTGGCTCTGCTGTTACACTCTTACCTCATGTTAATGATGCAGATTAATAATGCAGGATCCAATGCTTATAGCTATAAGCCCCTGGCAGAAGCTTCAGATGAAGATCTCATGTGAGCATTTGaagttttcattaatttcttttctttccttgttaTCCTTTCTTTTCCTATCGTTCTTCATCCCTGCAATTTTGCAATGCTTCAAGTTGTTTGTTCTGTTTACTTTTGTGCAGAGAAGTTGTCACTACAAACACCCTTGGTTTGATGATTTGTTGTCGGGAGGTAAAAATGTTCTCTTTGTCTTTGTCTGGCACTTTCAGGCTTATTTCTTACACATAATAATTGTCAAGGCAATAAAAATGACGTTGAACCAACCTCGAGGGGGTCACATATTCAACATTGATGGAGCTGGCTCAGATGGAAGACCAACCCCAAGGTACCACGTTTCAGTTTTCTAGAGCTTTAATTAGATTTGCTAAAGTCATTCATGATTTCTATGTCAGTTTCCATTGACAAAAGTGACTACTTTGTGCACACCCAGTTCACGATGTGAATTTGCCAATTGACTTCTCATTGCATatttctcctttccttttctctcaGATTTGCTGCATATGGGGCAACTAAGCGCAGTGTAGTGCATTTAACAAAATCCCTACAGGTGCACACTCAACTTGCTTTTCAAGGTAGTAGTGTTGAGTGTTATTCAATCACTAAGAATATATCAGAGCAGTGTTTTCTTTCTCATTGTATAGCATCAAATATTCTTGCATTTCTCTTAATCTTCTTATACCAGCTCCTGGGGGTTGTTTATGAATCATATGATGTCAACTCCCATTTCTACTATTTGTTGTTGGTACTTTACCAGATGTCAAACTACTGATATTTTAAGAATCGAGTaagaaaaatcatcatttatttCACCATTCTCATTGTGTTAGTAGCATGCAACTAAATATATCATTTAGACAACTGTCTATGTTAGTGAAATGTGTTAGGATTAGATATCTATGTGAGAGTTGctataaacatgtttttttttaatggaacaGGCTGAGTTGCGGATGCAAGATGTTCAAAATGTTGTAGTGCACAATCTGTCGGTATGCTTGCATTATTTTTAGCTCTTTCCTTTTGAGTTCACTATTCATGCACTTTGTTATGTCaaataacactttaaaaaagaaaaaagattaaatttatgAGCCTTTCCTCTTAACAGCTGTTGTGTTATCATCATTGATTATCAATATCAATAGTTTcttactaggttttttttttttttttttttttaattttcttggtaTCGGCTTGCAGCCTGGAATGGTCACAACTGATCTTCTCATGTCTGGAGCTACCACAAAGCAGGTCAGAATAAAAGATCATCTACTTTTGGAGTCTGTCTTCTGTGGGTTCTAATTGAAATGATCAAATTTCATCAATTGCAGGCCAAgtttttcattaatgttttgGCAGAACCAGCTGAAGTGGTAAGACTTTGTTTACTAGGCTGTCATTCAATGTGCTGGTATTTCATGGTTTACAGAACCATATGACCATTAACTGTTAGTGATTACTATGGTTAAGTAAATCATATCACTTAATCTGTATTGAAATAGTTGCGTATGCTGAGATGTTGTGTAGTTTTGTTTACCAGGGAGGTGCTTGCATCATAAGAAAAGGGGGCACTTTTTGTGGATCATCTAATGTGAGTCACTTCTTAGTTCCACTGATTAAGATTTTCTGGGTTTTCATAGGTTGCAGAATACCTTGTTCCAAACATCAGATCTATCCCTGCCAATGGATCAGCAAAGCCTACCTACATCCGTTTCCTCACCGGGGTGAAGGCATACTCGCAGATATTCTCAGTTAAGTGAAACACTTTGATTTTCTGTTCTGTTGGAGAACTCTTGAAGATGCACTAACTTGTATCACCTGGGGATTGTTATTGGTTCTGATCAACTCCTCTGCTTGCACTTTTCCTTGTTAGCAGAGATTTGCTTTCGGCGCACGAAGAAACAGATACTTGCTTGAAGATTGAAAGTGTAGTGgcagaatttgatttaattcaaatgctgtgatttttttggtgaaattgttgcaaaaaattgttcatttttttatggcTATACAGACTCTACGGTACCAGACTCACGAATGGACATGCTACATGAACTCATCAGTCTAATTTCAATATAAGATTATGCTGATGTTTCCTTAAATTTTAGACTTCAAACACATAAATTTGAGGCTCAATCATTGAAATGATACACCCCCCCAAGTTCACAAATCCCATCCGTGACTGATTTTCCCTGATAACTTTGTAGATGCCACAAATCTTTTGCTTACAACAGAAAAGGCACAGTGCTTGTCTGGTTTGCATTATTAAGGATGGCCATCTAATCCAAGCTTCTTCATTTCCCAACGTGAAATTTTGTACAAGTCCATTGATGTGAAAGGATATGGGGACGTTTCAGTTTaccttttgtttagtttttggtAAACTACTTTTAGGCCCCTATAGGACCTTCAATGTTCCATTTCAACCATATAGTTTAAGATTTCTCAATATTACCCCTATAGTTTTGATTAGGTTTCCAATGTCACCCTTAATCATTAAAACCAAATAGCCTGCTTCCTGTTAGTGTTTTGCAGCAAAGGGAAAGATAGAAGGCTTAAAAGAGATGGGAGTAGCATTGATAAATCTTTAGATTTAAGGGTAGAAGTGAAACATTGTGAACTCACATTCCCTTGTCTTCTTCTTGCCTGTAGCCTTCTGCGTCAACCTGATTTTCCCGTGAAGCACTGTGAACTCACATTCCCTTGTTTTCTTGTACCGACCAGGCCATGCGCCATCTACCACTAAATTGCTTTTTTcaataaacattaaatattcttaaattaaaacttttcaTGCATTTTAGACGTGCTCTCTGTATGGATTGGtgcatctaaaaaaatttaataatacctTATCAAGATATaaactcaaaaagaaaaagaaacatatcTCATCAACCATCCATCCAATCTCTTCAAGTTTATGCGATGCATTACTAAAGACGTGAGTGGTGGCGGCAACTGGTCTTGTCTACCTAAACACTCCATGCAATAATATCCCTACATGATCAAAGATGGGAATGATGGTAGATAAAAGAGTGACAGGGGGTAAAAGAGTTTTTATCCTTTTGGttttaaatatagaaatttttcttgaattcctCATGGCTTCTTGGCTCTTGGGAAGCAAGATCCAAGTCCCAGAATACCCTAAACATtgttgagaagaaaagaaaaaaaacaatttctataaTCCGGGTGGCCAAACAGTTTACAGCACTCCACTTGGACTGAAAATCACGTGACCAATAATAGTCGTTGATGAGAAAAAATGTCACATCCTTTGTAAACATGCCAGAATATC from Populus alba chromosome 8, ASM523922v2, whole genome shotgun sequence encodes the following:
- the LOC118045030 gene encoding DExH-box ATP-dependent RNA helicase DExH3, whose product is MQNSKLVLRSFLLGCSTTAKKKSFSYTIFSNKNNHPLFSLLLFLHNSNETSFVVTKRRGFCGYAVEQFSDDEYECDFENHKASSSVANVDEWKWKLSLLLRSETDQEIVSRDRKDRRDYEQISNLAGRMGLYSELYGKVVVASKVPLPNYRPDLDDKRPQREVVIPLSLQRRVEGLLQEHLDRIQLSAGKVGGNADDASINQIEDTSPDENPDSFLDRSVMERVLQRRSLRMRNMQRAWRESLEGRKMMDFRKSLPAFQEKEKLLQAIARNQVIVISGETGCGKTTQLPQYILESEIESGRGAFCSIICTQPRRISAMAVADRVSAERGEPLGEAVGYKVRLEGVKGRNTHLLFCTSGILLRRLLSDRNLNGITHVFVDEIHERGMNEDFLLIVLKDLLSRRQDLRLILMSATLNAELFSNYFGGAPTIHIPGFTYPVRAHFLEDVLEMTGYKLTSFNQIDDYGQEKMWKTQRQLAPRKRKNQITTLVEDALTNSSFDNYSSRARDSLARWMPDCIGFNLIEAVLCHICRKERPGAVLVFMTGWEDISCLRDQLKAHPLLGDPNRILLLTCHGSMATSEQKLIFEKPPPNVHKIVLATNMAEASITINDVVFVIDCGKAKETTYDALNNTPCLLPSWISKASARQRRGRAGRVQPGECYHLYPRCVYEAFAEYQLPELLRTPLNSLCLQIKSLQVGSIGEFLSAALQPPKPLAVQNAIDFLKMIGALDEKENLTNLGKYLTMLPVDPKLGKMLIMGAIFRCFGPILTIVSGLSVRDPFLLPQDKKDLAGAAKSRFSAKDYSDHMALVRAYEGWKEAEKEGSAYEYCWRNFLSAQTLQAIHSLRKQFNFILKDAGLIEEDTNNHNKLSHNQSLVRAIICSGLYPGIASVVHRETSMSFKTMDDGQVSLYANSVNARYETIPYPWLVFGEKVKVNSVFIRDSTGVSDSVLILFGGALACGAQAGHLKMLNGYIDFFMDHNLAECFLKLNEELDKLIQKKLQDPKLDILKEGKYLMLAVEDLVSGDQCEGKFVFGRESRKPKVTNDNDRFTKDGANPKSLLQTLLMRAGHSPPKYKTKHLKTNEFRALVEFKGMQFVGKPKRNKQQAERDAAIEALAWLTHTSDNNQNEHDDSQPDVTDNMLKLLGKRRRSKQRRPG
- the LOC118045029 gene encoding chlorophyll(ide) b reductase NOL, chloroplastic isoform X1, with amino-acid sequence MAIPCASLHFPSSSSLLLKASSFSSQFPPLLSPSHLFLTVCSRQTPTKSTNARNSNYTNNTGIAYLNYPVVVKAQTSSSSALSREPMLPPFNVLITGSTKGIGYALAKEFLKAGDNVIICSRSAERVESAVQRLREEFGEQRVWGTKCDVREGKDVKDLVAFAQESLKYIDIWINNAGSNAYSYKPLAEASDEDLIEVVTTNTLGLMICCREAIKMTLNQPRGGHIFNIDGAGSDGRPTPRFAAYGATKRSVVHLTKSLQAELRMQDVQNVVVHNLSPGMVTTDLLMSGATTKQAKFFINVLAEPAEVVAEYLVPNIRSIPANGSAKPTYIRFLTGVKAYSQIFSQRFAFGARRNRYLLED
- the LOC118045029 gene encoding chlorophyll(ide) b reductase NOL, chloroplastic isoform X2 codes for the protein MAIPCASLHFPSSSSLLLKASSFSSQFPPLLSPSHLFLTVCSRQTPTKSTNARNSNYTNNTGIAYLNYPVVVKAQTSSSSALSREPMLPPFNVLITGSTKGIGYALAKEFLKAGDNVIICSRSAERVESAVQRLREEFGEQRVWGTKCDVREGKDVKDLVAFAQESLKYIDIWINNAGSNAYSYKPLAEASDEDLIEVVTTNTLGLMICCREAIKMTLNQPRGGHIFNIDGAGSDGRPTPRFAAYGATKRSVVHLTKSLQAELRMQDVQNVVVHNLSPGMVTTDLLMSGATTKQAKFFINVLAEPAEVVAEYLVPNIRSIPANGSAKPTYIRFLTGVKAYSQIFSRFAFGARRNRYLLED